In a single window of the Raphanus sativus cultivar WK10039 chromosome 9, ASM80110v3, whole genome shotgun sequence genome:
- the LOC108825718 gene encoding uncharacterized protein LOC108825718 isoform X2, giving the protein MATILSILGSSYQYLHWLQGLSSMLCQLRVSLVKDAKKQEQMWERQHEQAADKIYFMCSDLGGFFLKIAQLLAKPDMAPAAWVRKLVTLCDQAPATPFDAVQRVLEKELGQSIDEIFETFDEKPLGSASIAQVHKARVKGNKMDVVVKVQHPGIEKLMMTDIRNLQLFALYVQKTDIKFDLYSITKEMETQIGYEFDFKREANAMERIRHFLYKNNKKSPVIVPRVLRDTVTKKVLVMEYINGIPILSLGDEMARRGINPHGKIAEAAKQNILNSLSRAYGQMILKSGFFHADPHPGNILICNGPEVALLDYGQVKELPDNLRLGYANLVIDMADNNASRVAQSFRELGLHTVAKCENEQQELLRLAQTLFDTKMPAGQTVLQPFADDSSIKKIAVEAFPEELFSVLRTVVLLRGLSVGMGVNYSCAEQWRSMAEEALLASRRLTRDVKGTSRRRASLRSLRAGR; this is encoded by the exons ATGGCAACGATCCTTTCAATTCTGGGTTCGAGCTACCAATATCTACACTGGTTACAAGGTCTCTCTTCGATG TTGTGCCAACTTCGAGTGAGTTTGGTGAAAGATGCGAAGAAACAGGAGCAAATGTGGGAGAGGCAACACGAACAAGCCGCTGACAAAATCTACTTTATGTGTTCTGATCTTGGCGGATTCTTCCTTAAG ATTGCTCAACTTTTAGCAAAACCTGATATGGCTCCAGCTGCGTGGGTGAGAAAGCTTGTCACTTTGTGTGATCAAGCTCCAGCGACGCCATTCGATGCGGTTCAACGTGTTCTGGAGAAGGAGTTAGGTCAATCCATTGATGAAATCTTTGAAACTTTTGATGAAAAGCCTCTTGGCTCAGCTTCCATTGCTCAG GTTCACAAAGCAAGAGTAAAGGGTAACAAGATGGATGTTGTTGTAAAG GTTCAACATCCTGGCATCGAGAAGTTGATGATGACAGATATAAGAAACTTGCAACTATTCGCCCTATACGTGCAGAAAACAGATATCAAATTTGACCTGTACTCTATAACTAAGGAAATGGAGACACAG ATTGGTTATGAATTTGACTTCAAAAGAGAGGCCAATGCTATGGAAAGAATTCGACATTTTCTATATAAGAACAACAAGAAATCTCCTGTTATAGTTCCAAGGGTTCTGCGAGATACAGTGACTAA GAAGGTTCTGGTGATGGAATACATAAATGGGATTCCGATCCTGAGCCTTGGTGATGAGATGGCTAGAAGAGGGATAAATCCTCATGGTAAGATTGCAGAGGCAGCAAAGCA GAATATACTTAACAGTTTATCCCGTGCATATGGCCAAATGATACTGAAAAGTGGTTTCTTTCATGCGGATCCACATCCTGGAAACATCTTGATTTGTAATGGTCCAGAG GTTGCACTGCTAGACTATGGGCAAGTGAAGGAACTCCCTGACAACTTGAGACTTGGTTATGCCAATTTAGTCATTGACATGGCTGATAACAATGCTTCACGAGTAGCACAGAGCTTTAG GGAACTTGGTTTGCATACGGTAGCCAAGTGTGAGAACGAGCAGCAAGAACTTCTACGTTTAGCACAAACACTTTTTGATACAAAGATGCCAGCTGGTCAGACAGTTTTGCAACCTTTCGCAGATGACTCCTCGATTAAAAAGATAGCTGTTGAG GCATTTCCGGAGGAACTGTTCTCTGTGCTACGTACTGTAGTACTGTTAAGAGGACTGAGTGTAGGGATGGGAGTAAACTATTCTTGTGCAGAACAGTGGAGATCAATGGCTGAAGAAGCTTTACTTGCATCTAGAAGATTGACAAGAG ATGTAAAAGGAACATCTCGGAGACGGGCCTCTCTTCGAAGCCTGCGGGCAGGACGCTAG
- the LOC108825718 gene encoding uncharacterized protein LOC108825718 isoform X1, which translates to MHGFDFKEIQEKVSDSFRPWQRSFQFWVRATNIYTGYKLCQLRVSLVKDAKKQEQMWERQHEQAADKIYFMCSDLGGFFLKIAQLLAKPDMAPAAWVRKLVTLCDQAPATPFDAVQRVLEKELGQSIDEIFETFDEKPLGSASIAQVHKARVKGNKMDVVVKVQHPGIEKLMMTDIRNLQLFALYVQKTDIKFDLYSITKEMETQIGYEFDFKREANAMERIRHFLYKNNKKSPVIVPRVLRDTVTKKVLVMEYINGIPILSLGDEMARRGINPHGKIAEAAKQNILNSLSRAYGQMILKSGFFHADPHPGNILICNGPEVALLDYGQVKELPDNLRLGYANLVIDMADNNASRVAQSFRELGLHTVAKCENEQQELLRLAQTLFDTKMPAGQTVLQPFADDSSIKKIAVEAFPEELFSVLRTVVLLRGLSVGMGVNYSCAEQWRSMAEEALLASRRLTRDVKGTSRRRASLRSLRAGR; encoded by the exons ATGCATGGGTTCGATTTCAAAGAGATTCAGGAGAAGGTCTCCGACAGCTTTCGTCCATGGCAACGATCCTTTCAATTCTGGGTTCGAGCTACCAATATCTACACTGGTTACAAG TTGTGCCAACTTCGAGTGAGTTTGGTGAAAGATGCGAAGAAACAGGAGCAAATGTGGGAGAGGCAACACGAACAAGCCGCTGACAAAATCTACTTTATGTGTTCTGATCTTGGCGGATTCTTCCTTAAG ATTGCTCAACTTTTAGCAAAACCTGATATGGCTCCAGCTGCGTGGGTGAGAAAGCTTGTCACTTTGTGTGATCAAGCTCCAGCGACGCCATTCGATGCGGTTCAACGTGTTCTGGAGAAGGAGTTAGGTCAATCCATTGATGAAATCTTTGAAACTTTTGATGAAAAGCCTCTTGGCTCAGCTTCCATTGCTCAG GTTCACAAAGCAAGAGTAAAGGGTAACAAGATGGATGTTGTTGTAAAG GTTCAACATCCTGGCATCGAGAAGTTGATGATGACAGATATAAGAAACTTGCAACTATTCGCCCTATACGTGCAGAAAACAGATATCAAATTTGACCTGTACTCTATAACTAAGGAAATGGAGACACAG ATTGGTTATGAATTTGACTTCAAAAGAGAGGCCAATGCTATGGAAAGAATTCGACATTTTCTATATAAGAACAACAAGAAATCTCCTGTTATAGTTCCAAGGGTTCTGCGAGATACAGTGACTAA GAAGGTTCTGGTGATGGAATACATAAATGGGATTCCGATCCTGAGCCTTGGTGATGAGATGGCTAGAAGAGGGATAAATCCTCATGGTAAGATTGCAGAGGCAGCAAAGCA GAATATACTTAACAGTTTATCCCGTGCATATGGCCAAATGATACTGAAAAGTGGTTTCTTTCATGCGGATCCACATCCTGGAAACATCTTGATTTGTAATGGTCCAGAG GTTGCACTGCTAGACTATGGGCAAGTGAAGGAACTCCCTGACAACTTGAGACTTGGTTATGCCAATTTAGTCATTGACATGGCTGATAACAATGCTTCACGAGTAGCACAGAGCTTTAG GGAACTTGGTTTGCATACGGTAGCCAAGTGTGAGAACGAGCAGCAAGAACTTCTACGTTTAGCACAAACACTTTTTGATACAAAGATGCCAGCTGGTCAGACAGTTTTGCAACCTTTCGCAGATGACTCCTCGATTAAAAAGATAGCTGTTGAG GCATTTCCGGAGGAACTGTTCTCTGTGCTACGTACTGTAGTACTGTTAAGAGGACTGAGTGTAGGGATGGGAGTAAACTATTCTTGTGCAGAACAGTGGAGATCAATGGCTGAAGAAGCTTTACTTGCATCTAGAAGATTGACAAGAG ATGTAAAAGGAACATCTCGGAGACGGGCCTCTCTTCGAAGCCTGCGGGCAGGACGCTAG